A window from Triticum aestivum cultivar Chinese Spring chromosome 6D, IWGSC CS RefSeq v2.1, whole genome shotgun sequence encodes these proteins:
- the LOC123145285 gene encoding translation initiation factor IF-2 has protein sequence MAKGAAGGGGGGGAVKTALVVTGGLVLAWLTVESAFKPFLDRLRGAVSRSTDPARDPDEDTAAPAPAPEEDKSPATAAVAAAVASAVAEEKDPAVAAAEPSAPPLPAEASVESEEKGADREVELGEKGEAAVAAKAE, from the coding sequence ATGGCGAAAGGagcagccggaggaggagggggagggggcgccgtgAAGACGGCCCTGGTCGTCACCGGCGGCCTCGTCCTCGCCTGGCTCACCGTCGAGTCCGCCTTCAAGCCCTTCCTCGACCGCCTCCGCGGCGCCGTCTCCCGCTCCACCGACCCCGCCCGCGACCCCGACGAGgacaccgccgcccccgcccccgcccccgaggAGGACAAgtcgcccgccaccgccgccgtcgccgccgctgtcgcctccgccgtcgccgaggaGAAGGACCCCGCCGTCGCCGCGGCCGAGCCGTCCGCGCCCCCGCTCCCGGCCGAGGCCTCGGTGGAGAGCGAGGAGAAGGGAGCGGACAGGGAGGTCGAGCTGGGCGAGAAGGGGGAGGCGGCCGTGGCCGCCAAGGCCGAGTGA
- the LOC123145284 gene encoding uncharacterized protein: protein MATILENIQKARFLPTRPLRDDLPTFQGGKEEESHLMGLRKRLSSFSGKIQPISSASAEWAFRRTRSAPSLAAEFAGGPLKRWWDWGLGWLLSKKLGFAGDLEMNEEEAAALGRQSRGTWAHVLYKVRSGVRRLVASDHSLPTTHHRKASLPPSSSAHQHCKPAPQFAYTQSFQYGQAMAH from the coding sequence ATGGCCACCATCCTGGAGAACATCCAGAAGGCGCGGTTCCTGCCGACGAGGCCGCTGAGGGACGACCTGCCCACCTTCCAGGGCGGCAAGGAGGAGGAGAGCCACCTCATGGGCCTGCGGAAGCGCCTCTCCAGCTTCTCCGGCAAGATCCAGCCCATCTCCTCCGCGTCCGCCGAGTGGGCGTTCAGGCGGACCCGGTCGGCGCCGTCGCTCGCCGCCGAGTTCGCGGGCGGCCCGCTCAAGCGCTGGTGGGACTGGGGCCTCGGCTGGCTGCTCTCCAAGAAGCTCGGCTTCGCCGGCGACCTGGAGATgaacgaggaggaggcggccgcgctCGGCCGCCAAAGCAGGGGCACCTGGGCCCACGTCCTCTACAAGGTGCGCTCCGGGGTCCGCCGCCTCGTCGCGTCCGACCACTCGCTGCCCACCACGCACCACCGCAAGGCCTCGCTGCCCCCGTCCTCCTCCGCGCACCAGCACTGCAAGCCCGCGCCGCAGTTCGCCTACACCCAGAGCTTCCAGTACGGCCAAGCAATGGCGCACTAA